From Bordetella flabilis, the proteins below share one genomic window:
- a CDS encoding phosphopantetheine-binding protein translates to MDQLESDIKKLIVEALGLEDIEPEDIASDANLFGDGLGLDSVDALELGLALQKRYGVAIDPETRNMRDHFATVANLSKFVSAQRGA, encoded by the coding sequence ATGGATCAATTGGAAAGTGACATCAAGAAACTCATCGTGGAAGCGCTGGGTCTGGAAGATATCGAGCCCGAGGACATCGCCAGCGATGCCAACCTCTTCGGGGACGGCCTCGGCCTGGATTCGGTGGACGCGCTCGAACTCGGCCTGGCCCTGCAGAAGCGCTATGGCGTTGCCATCGATCCCGAAACCCGCAATATGCGCGACCATTTCGCCACGGTCGCGAACCTCAGCAAATTCGTGTCCGCCCAGCGCGGCGCCTGA
- a CDS encoding LolA family protein translates to MTARCIRWTRSAMAAVLLGACSTAAWAFDLNDLQAQLREAPVVRGQFVQQKFLRSLPQPLTSNGLFTLSANNGLLWELRAPLHQDLLLTPSAMFRRDDGGKWQALPQSIGSARETRMFLTVLGGDTQALQDNFDMALSGSAGDWQLVMTPKSALLKQIFTDIRISGGKLVQRIELRETQGDRTVMEMKNARADTKLNEDESRDFNP, encoded by the coding sequence ATGACGGCGCGTTGCATACGCTGGACACGGTCGGCCATGGCGGCCGTGCTGCTGGGCGCCTGCAGCACCGCCGCCTGGGCCTTCGACCTGAACGACCTGCAGGCACAACTGCGCGAGGCGCCGGTGGTGCGCGGACAATTCGTGCAGCAGAAGTTCCTGCGCTCGCTGCCCCAGCCGCTGACCAGCAACGGACTTTTCACGCTATCCGCGAACAATGGCCTGTTGTGGGAATTGCGCGCCCCGCTGCACCAGGACCTGCTGCTGACGCCCAGCGCCATGTTCCGCCGCGACGACGGCGGCAAGTGGCAGGCCCTGCCGCAGTCCATCGGCTCGGCGCGCGAAACGCGCATGTTCCTCACGGTGCTGGGGGGCGACACCCAGGCCCTGCAGGACAATTTCGACATGGCCTTGAGCGGCAGCGCCGGCGACTGGCAGCTCGTCATGACCCCTAAATCCGCCCTGCTCAAACAGATATTCACCGACATCCGCATCTCCGGCGGCAAGCTGGTCCAGCGCATCGAATTGCGTGAAACCCAGGGCGACCGGACCGTCATGGAAATGAAGAACGCGCGTGCCGACACCAAGCTGAACGAAGATGAAAGCCGCGATTTCAACCCCTGA
- a CDS encoding glycosyl transferase: protein MTPRTPAPTTRRGAPQRSGRHWARERERGAPLLMRLTAWAARRCGRRALRPVVAAIVFYFYCFSPSARRSIAQYQQRLRLAGAAAALPARRPVYGQFLAFAEAILDKLDVWQGRLTGRDVVMQDPDGLHAQMHTGRGQILVGSHLGNLEICRALVERGGQLTLNVLVHTRHAQAFNRLLADAGASRLRLIQVTELDAAVMLQLHERIERGEWLAIAGDRIPVRGDRVVDVDFLGAPAPFPQGPWLLAALLKCPVNLLFCTKIGHRYRITLERLAERIELKRGEREAGVRAWAQRYADRLARECRDAPQQWFNFYPFWSPHA, encoded by the coding sequence ATGACACCAAGAACGCCAGCCCCGACGACACGTCGCGGCGCGCCGCAGCGGTCCGGCCGCCATTGGGCGCGTGAACGCGAGCGCGGCGCGCCGCTGCTGATGCGGCTGACCGCATGGGCGGCGCGCAGGTGCGGGCGCCGCGCCCTGCGTCCGGTGGTGGCGGCGATCGTTTTCTATTTCTATTGCTTCAGCCCTTCGGCCCGGCGCAGTATCGCGCAATACCAGCAGCGCCTGCGGCTGGCCGGCGCGGCCGCGGCCCTCCCCGCGCGCCGGCCGGTATATGGCCAGTTCCTGGCCTTCGCCGAAGCCATCCTGGACAAGCTCGACGTCTGGCAGGGCCGCCTGACCGGGCGCGACGTGGTGATGCAGGACCCCGATGGACTGCACGCCCAGATGCACACCGGGCGCGGCCAGATCCTGGTCGGCTCGCACCTGGGAAATCTCGAGATCTGCCGCGCCCTGGTGGAACGCGGCGGCCAATTGACGCTGAACGTCCTGGTCCATACGCGGCATGCGCAGGCCTTCAACCGCCTGCTGGCCGACGCGGGCGCCAGCCGCCTGCGCCTGATCCAGGTCACCGAACTGGACGCGGCCGTCATGCTGCAACTGCATGAACGCATCGAACGCGGCGAATGGCTGGCGATCGCCGGCGACCGCATTCCGGTGCGCGGCGATCGTGTCGTCGATGTCGACTTCCTGGGCGCGCCGGCGCCGTTCCCGCAAGGGCCATGGCTGCTGGCCGCCCTGCTGAAATGCCCGGTGAACCTGTTGTTCTGCACCAAGATCGGCCACCGCTACCGCATTACCCTGGAACGCCTGGCCGAGCGCATCGAGCTCAAGCGCGGCGAACGCGAGGCCGGCGTCAGGGCATGGGCGCAACGCTACGCCGACCGGCTGGCGCGCGAATGCCGGGATGCGCCGCAGCAGTGGTTCAATTTCTATCCTTTCTGGAGCCCTCATGCGTAA
- a CDS encoding NAD(P)/FAD-dependent oxidoreductase yields the protein MENHEIVIIGAGPAGAVAAGLLRRQGHRVLVLERQRFPRFSIGESLLAHCIEFIDEAGMLPAVEAAGFQVKNGAAFAWGDRYTAFDFRDKVTPGPGTTFQVLRARFDKILADEAARQGAEVRYEQEVVAADFTGPTPLLSVRDAGVPDAPVRRIGARFVLDASGYGRVLARLLDLERPSGLPPRKAIFTHVEDRITDPAFDREKILITVHPDQPAIWYWLIPFSDGRCSLGVVGGESLLGDDADLMATLRRLVDAAPNLKRLLADAVWDTPANTIGGYAASVTRLHGPGYALLGNAAEFLDPVFSSGVTIALHSSKLATDALHRQLHGQAVDWEADFAAPLMRGVETFRTYVEGWYAGTFRDVVFYERAQPDIRRMISSILAGYAWDRANPFVAEHARRLRALAEICAPRPPAAATA from the coding sequence ATGGAAAACCACGAAATCGTCATCATCGGGGCCGGCCCCGCCGGCGCGGTCGCCGCCGGCCTGCTGCGCCGGCAGGGGCATCGGGTCCTGGTCCTGGAAAGGCAGCGCTTCCCGCGCTTTTCCATCGGCGAAAGCCTGCTGGCCCATTGCATCGAATTCATCGATGAAGCCGGCATGCTGCCGGCCGTGGAGGCGGCGGGCTTCCAGGTGAAGAACGGCGCGGCCTTCGCCTGGGGCGATCGCTACACCGCCTTCGATTTCCGCGACAAGGTCACGCCGGGCCCCGGCACCACCTTCCAGGTATTGCGGGCGCGCTTCGACAAGATCCTGGCCGACGAAGCCGCGCGCCAGGGCGCCGAGGTGCGCTACGAACAGGAAGTCGTCGCTGCGGATTTCACGGGCCCGACGCCCCTGCTGTCCGTGCGCGACGCCGGCGTGCCTGACGCGCCGGTACGCCGGATCGGCGCGCGCTTCGTCCTGGACGCCAGCGGCTACGGCCGTGTGCTGGCCCGCCTGCTGGACCTGGAACGGCCCAGTGGCCTGCCGCCCCGCAAGGCGATCTTCACCCATGTCGAGGACCGCATCACCGACCCGGCCTTCGACCGCGAAAAAATCCTGATCACCGTGCATCCAGACCAGCCGGCCATCTGGTACTGGCTGATTCCGTTCTCCGACGGGCGCTGCTCGCTGGGGGTGGTGGGCGGCGAAAGCCTGCTTGGGGACGATGCGGACCTCATGGCCACGCTGCGTCGCCTGGTCGACGCCGCGCCGAACCTGAAGCGGCTGCTGGCCGACGCCGTATGGGACACGCCGGCCAACACCATAGGCGGCTATGCCGCCAGCGTCACGCGGCTGCACGGCCCCGGCTATGCCCTGCTGGGCAACGCGGCGGAGTTCCTGGACCCGGTTTTCTCGTCGGGCGTCACCATCGCGCTGCATTCGTCCAAGCTCGCCACCGACGCCCTGCACCGTCAATTGCACGGTCAGGCGGTCGATTGGGAAGCCGACTTCGCCGCGCCGCTCATGCGGGGCGTGGAAACCTTCCGCACCTATGTCGAAGGCTGGTATGCGGGCACTTTCCGCGACGTGGTGTTCTATGAACGTGCGCAACCCGATATCCGCCGCATGATTTCCTCCATCCTGGCCGGCTATGCCTGGGACCGCGCCAATCCTTTCGTCGCCGAGCATGCGCGCCGCCTGCGCGCCCTGGCGGAAATCTGCGCGCCCAGACCTCCCGCGGCCGCGACGGCCTGA
- a CDS encoding AMP-binding protein, with protein MAWIDLARLLACDRADTVYACAPALGHDDFTEQALAVAGGLRARQVHRVGLWFDDAAQLAVALFGCWRAGAVAVLASDARAPSCAAIDGQVDLWLTDHPALPVPAARRAALTSLLDGAAAALPAAILDLDSGGVVLCTSGSSGVPKQIFKRWRQLAAEIEALERRWHWSDTPACVLGSVSAQHMYGLPFRLLWPLCAGRSIDRRQLPFPEALQQASLAHPSFVWIASPALLKRLGDRLGWEALKPGIRQIFSAGGPLPEGVSDLLGTQLGCRPTEIYGSSETGAVAWRQGAAAWQPLPGVQVDIDADVLSVRSPWLYEAGGLRTADAATADGAGGFHLRGRLDRIVKIEEKRLALPGLEQKLAEHPYVREARLDVADAPRLTALVALAPAGIHLLRNHGRRTVIEALRAHMAAAVEPLGVPRHWRMMRELPWNAQGKLPRDVFLSAAQRPRWPHVRPDGAVDQVLSPGTPDLQDRDMAGIGGRDAARAHGHAEAAAAGLSDIRTDTVSGEAPRELRLHLEVPLDLVQFSGHFPDTPVVPGVVQIEWAMGLARRLLSPSLGFHGMEALKFQRLLRPGDAVELVLTWHAGRGKLYFEYRLAGQPCSSGRILARPHDATPPRQDSAPTPAASLSAAS; from the coding sequence ATGGCCTGGATCGACCTTGCCCGACTGCTGGCATGCGACCGCGCTGACACGGTCTATGCGTGCGCGCCGGCGCTGGGTCATGACGACTTCACGGAGCAGGCGCTTGCCGTGGCGGGCGGCCTGCGGGCGCGCCAGGTTCATCGGGTGGGACTCTGGTTCGACGATGCGGCGCAACTGGCGGTCGCGCTGTTCGGCTGCTGGCGCGCCGGCGCCGTGGCGGTGCTCGCCAGCGACGCACGCGCGCCCTCGTGCGCGGCCATCGACGGACAGGTGGACCTGTGGCTGACCGATCATCCCGCTTTGCCGGTGCCGGCGGCGCGGCGGGCCGCGCTCACGTCACTCCTGGATGGGGCCGCGGCGGCTCTGCCGGCCGCCATCCTGGACCTCGACAGCGGCGGCGTGGTGCTGTGCACGTCCGGGTCCAGTGGCGTGCCCAAGCAGATCTTCAAACGCTGGCGCCAGTTGGCGGCGGAAATCGAGGCCCTGGAACGGCGTTGGCATTGGTCGGACACGCCCGCCTGCGTGCTGGGGAGCGTCAGCGCGCAACACATGTATGGACTGCCTTTCCGGCTTTTGTGGCCCTTGTGCGCGGGACGCAGCATCGACCGGCGGCAGTTGCCGTTTCCGGAGGCGCTGCAACAGGCCAGTCTGGCGCATCCGTCCTTCGTCTGGATTGCCAGTCCCGCGCTGCTCAAGCGCCTGGGCGATCGGCTGGGCTGGGAAGCGCTCAAGCCGGGCATACGGCAAATATTCTCAGCCGGCGGTCCGCTGCCCGAAGGCGTTTCGGACCTCCTCGGCACGCAGCTCGGCTGCCGCCCCACGGAAATCTACGGCAGTTCGGAAACCGGCGCGGTCGCGTGGCGCCAGGGCGCGGCGGCATGGCAGCCGCTGCCCGGCGTCCAGGTCGATATCGACGCCGACGTGCTATCGGTACGCTCGCCCTGGCTGTATGAAGCAGGCGGGCTGCGGACCGCCGATGCCGCTACGGCCGACGGCGCCGGGGGCTTCCATCTGCGCGGGCGGCTGGACCGCATCGTCAAGATCGAGGAAAAACGCCTCGCGCTGCCCGGACTGGAGCAAAAGCTCGCGGAACACCCCTATGTGCGCGAAGCGCGCCTGGACGTCGCCGATGCGCCGCGACTGACGGCCCTGGTGGCGCTGGCGCCGGCCGGCATACACCTGTTGCGCAACCACGGACGCAGGACGGTCATCGAAGCGCTGCGCGCCCACATGGCGGCCGCGGTCGAGCCGCTGGGCGTGCCGCGCCACTGGCGCATGATGCGCGAACTGCCGTGGAACGCCCAGGGCAAGCTGCCGCGCGATGTGTTCCTGTCCGCCGCGCAGCGGCCGCGCTGGCCACACGTCCGGCCGGACGGCGCGGTGGACCAGGTCCTTTCACCCGGAACGCCGGACTTGCAGGACCGGGACATGGCCGGCATCGGCGGGCGCGACGCAGCGCGTGCCCATGGCCATGCTGAAGCCGCGGCCGCGGGCCTATCCGATATCCGCACGGACACCGTGTCCGGCGAAGCGCCGCGCGAGCTGCGGCTGCACCTGGAGGTGCCCCTGGACCTGGTGCAGTTCAGCGGCCACTTTCCCGATACCCCCGTCGTTCCCGGCGTGGTGCAGATCGAGTGGGCTATGGGCCTGGCGCGGCGCCTTCTTTCGCCGTCACTGGGCTTCCATGGCATGGAAGCCCTGAAGTTCCAGCGCCTGCTGCGGCCCGGCGATGCCGTGGAGCTGGTGCTGACCTGGCATGCCGGACGCGGCAAGCTGTATTTCGAGTATCGTCTGGCGGGCCAACCCTGCTCCTCGGGCCGCATTCTGGCTCGCCCGCACGACGCGACGCCACCGCGCCAGGACTCCGCCCCGACCCCGGCCGCCTCGCTTTCCGCCGCATCATGA
- a CDS encoding lysophospholipid acyltransferase family protein, with amino-acid sequence MKTETLHAAPPRQDAWLLRLVATGFAFALFGLGGMTLRLFVFPAQRLLIADPARRHVRARAVITWTFYRFVRLLVRMGVLTYEFRGVERLGRPGQMIVANHPSLLDVVFLIAHIPGANCVVKHGLARNPFTAGPVGNAGYITNDESAEMLERAAQALRGGETLIVFPEGTRTPPGAAPQFHRGACAIALRGAQVITPLVISMNTRSLTKGEPWYRIPHRRMHYVLRVGPDIDPRRWTDHHPAPIAGRRMNDHLHHYFRTELGPDGSIGK; translated from the coding sequence ATGAAGACCGAGACCTTGCACGCCGCCCCGCCACGCCAGGATGCCTGGCTGCTGCGGCTGGTTGCCACCGGCTTTGCCTTTGCCCTGTTCGGGCTGGGCGGGATGACGCTGCGCCTGTTCGTCTTTCCGGCGCAGCGCCTGCTGATCGCCGATCCCGCGCGCCGGCATGTCCGCGCCCGCGCCGTCATCACCTGGACCTTCTACCGCTTCGTGCGGCTGCTGGTCCGCATGGGCGTACTGACCTACGAGTTCCGGGGCGTCGAACGACTGGGCCGGCCAGGCCAGATGATCGTCGCCAACCACCCCTCGCTGCTGGACGTCGTGTTCCTGATCGCCCACATACCGGGCGCCAACTGCGTGGTCAAGCATGGGCTGGCGCGCAATCCGTTCACCGCCGGGCCGGTCGGCAACGCGGGCTACATCACCAACGACGAAAGCGCCGAGATGCTCGAACGCGCGGCGCAGGCGCTGCGCGGCGGCGAAACGCTGATCGTATTCCCGGAAGGCACGCGCACGCCCCCCGGCGCGGCTCCGCAGTTTCACCGGGGCGCCTGCGCCATCGCCTTGCGCGGCGCCCAGGTCATCACGCCGCTGGTCATCAGCATGAATACGCGCTCTCTTACCAAGGGCGAACCGTGGTATCGCATTCCCCACCGGCGCATGCACTATGTGCTGCGGGTCGGGCCCGACATCGACCCGCGCCGTTGGACGGACCATCATCCCGCCCCCATCGCCGGCCGGCGCATGAACGATCACCTGCATCACTATTTCAGAACGGAGCTTGGGCCGGATGGATCAATTGGAAAGTGA
- a CDS encoding glycosyltransferase family 2 protein, whose protein sequence is MTTHRLCAIIPVYNHGDTVAAVVERVRAQGIPCILVDDGSEPRCAARLDALAAAGQAVLLRRPRNGGKGCAVQDGLRHAGSLGYTHALQIDADGQHALDDIPALRDASLAHPDALVGGAPAYGADAPRSRLYGRWLTRLWVWINTLSTAIPDAMCGFRIYPLAPTLALLARHDPGHRMDFDIAVLVLLHWRGVPMVWRPTRVIYPVGGVSHFQGLRDNARISAMHARLFFGMLPRAPGLLARKLERRAP, encoded by the coding sequence ATGACGACGCACCGCCTCTGCGCCATCATCCCTGTCTACAACCACGGCGATACGGTCGCAGCCGTAGTTGAACGGGTGCGGGCCCAGGGCATTCCCTGCATCCTGGTGGACGATGGCTCCGAGCCGCGCTGCGCGGCGCGACTGGACGCCCTGGCGGCCGCCGGCCAGGCCGTGCTGCTGCGCCGCCCCCGCAATGGCGGCAAGGGCTGCGCGGTGCAGGACGGCTTGCGGCATGCGGGCAGCCTGGGCTACACCCACGCCTTGCAAATCGACGCCGACGGCCAGCATGCCCTGGACGACATTCCCGCGCTGCGCGATGCCTCTCTTGCCCATCCCGATGCGCTGGTCGGCGGGGCGCCGGCCTACGGCGCGGACGCGCCACGCAGCCGCCTGTACGGGCGCTGGCTGACACGGCTGTGGGTGTGGATCAATACCCTGTCCACCGCGATCCCGGACGCCATGTGCGGCTTTCGCATCTACCCGCTGGCACCGACCCTGGCGCTGCTTGCACGCCATGATCCGGGACACCGCATGGACTTCGATATCGCCGTGCTGGTGCTGTTGCACTGGCGTGGCGTTCCGATGGTATGGCGCCCGACGCGCGTCATCTATCCCGTCGGCGGCGTGTCGCACTTCCAGGGCTTGCGCGACAACGCGCGCATCAGCGCGATGCACGCGCGCCTGTTCTTCGGCATGCTTCCACGCGCGCCGGGCCTGCTGGCGCGCAAGCTGGAAAGGCGCGCCCCATGA
- a CDS encoding acyl carrier protein: protein MQTREDIFSVLREALVELFEIPAERVVPSAHLYTDLEIDSIDAIDLLDHIKRETGYKLAAENFRSVRTVQDVVDAVWQQQEALGQRESAA, encoded by the coding sequence ATGCAAACCCGGGAAGACATCTTCAGCGTCCTGCGCGAAGCCCTGGTGGAATTGTTCGAGATCCCGGCCGAACGTGTCGTGCCCTCCGCGCACCTGTACACGGATCTCGAAATAGACAGTATCGACGCCATCGACCTGCTCGATCACATCAAGCGGGAGACGGGATACAAGCTGGCGGCGGAAAACTTCCGTTCCGTCCGTACCGTGCAGGACGTGGTCGACGCCGTGTGGCAGCAGCAGGAAGCGCTGGGACAGCGGGAATCCGCCGCATGA
- a CDS encoding MMPL family transporter — translation MKAAISTPERLAPKERRLTLWFRIALVLVVCLGLWQCRHGFPVSASLLDLVPATRGDAMQQRADERIEAPLKRQLVALVSAPERERAIELARGMGHLWRHTGLFADVHVDADIDVDAVRKQLSTQRLALLPPAARDALMRDPAGYAARRVRELSDPFSSGGLVPANDDLLGLARAAERALRSPGAVQLDLSSGTLIAHADDKDWVLVRAQTSGDAFDGASPEKVAALVAETRASIAQDGGRLLVAGGPLFAAEGRARAVQESSWIGGVAMLGIIAVLLLTMRRWRSLLAFVPVAVGLLCGVVACVAVFGTIHVLTLVIGASLIGIAIDFPMHLLGKRYGMADWQAWPVLHRVLPGLTISLAATLVGYLALVFTPFPALTQTAVFSAAGLLGAYACTVCELPNWLRGWQPRPFTPLLGLADALLRRLAAWSARRTLPWLAAGVALVCIGGVLHLRTQDDLRQWLALPAPLLQQAQQIGRITGIEPTSQYYLVRAADPDELWQRQAALDRRLDALTASKALDGYLSLNQLLAPDGAQQALRDRLRDAHWRARLTPSFEAVGIPAEALQQELDALTELPPATIDEVLAGPLGQSRRMLWLGQDHGQVAALVTLQGLRDPQAAAEAARGLDGVSFVDRSGELNGTFAATRIRAAELKLLSYVAAAALLWATLGRAATWRLLSVPLAATACTLAALGLLGQPLTLFSLFGLLLVSAIGLDYAIVMHERVAGAPASFVGILLAAATTMLSFGLLALSTTPAISNFGLSVGIGVAFCVLWAPWVRPAGPAGTPAGPSSKA, via the coding sequence ATGAAAGCCGCGATTTCAACCCCTGAACGACTCGCTCCCAAAGAACGCCGCCTGACTTTGTGGTTCCGCATCGCCCTGGTACTGGTCGTATGCCTGGGGTTGTGGCAGTGCCGCCATGGCTTTCCGGTATCGGCCAGCCTGCTGGACCTGGTGCCCGCAACGCGGGGCGATGCCATGCAGCAGCGCGCCGACGAGCGCATCGAAGCGCCGCTGAAGCGGCAACTGGTCGCCCTGGTCAGCGCGCCGGAGCGCGAACGCGCCATCGAACTGGCGCGGGGCATGGGCCACCTGTGGCGCCATACCGGGCTGTTCGCCGATGTGCACGTGGACGCCGACATCGACGTCGATGCCGTGCGCAAGCAGTTGTCGACGCAGCGCCTGGCGCTGCTGCCGCCCGCGGCCCGCGACGCCCTCATGCGCGATCCCGCCGGCTATGCCGCGCGCCGCGTCCGTGAATTGTCCGATCCATTTTCGTCGGGGGGGCTGGTGCCGGCCAACGACGACCTGCTGGGCCTGGCGCGCGCCGCCGAACGCGCCTTGCGCAGCCCCGGCGCGGTACAGCTGGACCTGTCCAGTGGCACGCTGATCGCGCATGCGGACGACAAGGACTGGGTGCTGGTGCGCGCCCAGACCAGCGGCGATGCCTTCGACGGCGCTTCGCCCGAAAAAGTCGCGGCACTGGTCGCCGAGACGCGCGCCTCCATCGCGCAGGACGGCGGCCGGTTGCTGGTGGCCGGCGGCCCCCTGTTCGCGGCCGAAGGGCGCGCGCGCGCCGTGCAGGAGAGCAGCTGGATCGGCGGCGTCGCCATGCTGGGCATCATTGCCGTCCTGCTGCTGACGATGCGGCGCTGGCGCTCGCTGCTGGCCTTCGTCCCCGTGGCCGTGGGCCTGCTCTGCGGCGTCGTGGCCTGCGTGGCCGTGTTCGGCACCATCCATGTGTTGACGCTGGTCATCGGCGCCAGCCTGATCGGCATCGCCATCGACTTCCCCATGCACCTGCTGGGCAAGCGCTACGGCATGGCCGACTGGCAGGCCTGGCCGGTCTTGCATCGCGTGCTGCCCGGGCTGACGATCAGCCTGGCTGCCACGCTGGTGGGCTACCTGGCGCTGGTGTTCACGCCTTTTCCCGCCTTGACGCAAACCGCCGTATTTTCCGCCGCGGGCCTGCTCGGGGCGTATGCCTGCACCGTGTGCGAATTGCCGAACTGGCTGCGCGGCTGGCAGCCGCGTCCCTTCACGCCGCTGCTGGGCCTTGCCGACGCGCTGCTGCGCAGGCTGGCCGCATGGAGCGCCCGCCGCACCCTGCCGTGGCTGGCCGCCGGCGTCGCCCTGGTATGCATCGGCGGCGTCCTGCATCTGCGCACGCAGGACGACCTGCGCCAATGGCTGGCCCTGCCGGCGCCCTTGCTGCAGCAGGCGCAGCAAATCGGCCGCATCACCGGGATCGAACCGACCAGCCAGTACTACCTGGTGCGTGCGGCCGATCCCGATGAGCTGTGGCAGCGCCAGGCCGCGCTGGACCGCCGGCTGGACGCGCTGACCGCCTCCAAGGCGCTGGACGGCTATCTGTCGCTGAACCAGTTGCTGGCGCCGGATGGTGCGCAACAGGCCTTGCGCGACCGCCTGCGGGACGCCCACTGGCGGGCCCGCCTGACACCGTCCTTCGAGGCGGTCGGCATCCCGGCCGAAGCCCTGCAACAGGAGCTCGATGCGCTGACGGAGCTGCCCCCCGCCACCATCGACGAGGTGCTCGCCGGCCCGCTGGGCCAGAGCCGGCGCATGTTGTGGCTGGGCCAGGACCACGGCCAGGTTGCGGCCCTGGTCACGCTGCAAGGCCTGCGCGACCCTCAGGCTGCCGCCGAAGCGGCGCGCGGACTGGACGGCGTGTCCTTCGTCGACCGCAGCGGCGAACTGAACGGGACCTTCGCCGCCACCCGCATCCGGGCGGCCGAACTGAAGCTATTGTCCTATGTGGCGGCGGCGGCGCTGCTCTGGGCCACGCTGGGACGGGCGGCGACCTGGCGCCTGCTGTCGGTCCCGCTCGCGGCCACCGCCTGCACCCTGGCCGCGCTGGGACTGCTGGGACAGCCGCTCACCCTGTTCAGCCTGTTCGGGCTGCTGCTGGTGTCGGCAATCGGCCTGGATTACGCCATCGTCATGCACGAGCGCGTGGCAGGCGCGCCGGCCAGCTTCGTCGGCATCCTGCTCGCCGCGGCGACGACCATGCTGTCCTTCGGGCTGCTGGCGCTGAGCACCACGCCGGCCATTTCCAATTTCGGCCTGTCCGTCGGCATCGGCGTGGCGTTCTGCGTCCTGTGGGCGCCCTGGGTACGGCCTGCCGGCCCTGCCGGGACGCCCGCCGGCCCTTCCTCAAAAGCATAA
- a CDS encoding acyl-CoA thioesterase has translation MRKRGVFAVDTDVTVPFFDVDPMNVVWHGHYVKYLELSRCALLDAIGYGYDAMLASGYAWPIIDLQLRYMHPAVFGQRLRARAELVEWENRLKVHYLITDAASGKRLTRASSVQVAVRMDTREMQLVSPAPLLDAVRGALA, from the coding sequence ATGCGTAAACGCGGCGTGTTTGCCGTCGACACGGACGTGACGGTGCCCTTCTTCGATGTGGATCCGATGAACGTCGTATGGCATGGCCACTACGTCAAGTACCTGGAGCTCTCGCGCTGCGCCTTGCTGGATGCGATCGGCTACGGTTACGACGCCATGCTGGCCTCCGGCTACGCGTGGCCCATCATCGATCTGCAACTACGCTATATGCATCCCGCCGTGTTCGGACAGCGCCTGCGCGCGCGCGCCGAGCTGGTGGAATGGGAGAATCGCTTGAAAGTTCATTATCTGATTACCGATGCGGCCAGCGGCAAGCGCCTCACGCGTGCCAGCTCCGTGCAAGTGGCCGTGCGCATGGACACCCGCGAAATGCAGCTGGTGTCGCCTGCGCCACTGCTCGACGCCGTGCGCGGGGCCCTGGCATGA